A segment of the Sphingobacterium oryzagri genome:
GACAAATGAAACACGCCAGCTTCTAATTGTGTTTTGATCACATTGAAAAATTCGCCGCTTTCGCGCTCTTCTTTCGTTTCGCCAACACAAAAAATAGGTGCAAGATCGTGTGCCAATGCTGCATTTACTTTTTCCGAAAGCAAAGCATCTGTTTCGCCGAAATAAGCGCGACGCTCCGAGTGACCAAGAATAACATATGTTGCTCCGGTTGATTTTACCTGCGTTGCCGAGATTTCGCCTGTATACGCTCCCGATGCTGCCTGATGAATATTTTGCGCGCCTACAGCCACATTGCTAACAGGCGAAGCTAATTTACCAATACTATAAAGATGGATGGCAGGACTACAAACGATCACTTCCTGGTTACCAACGACCTCGTCTTTTACCATGTTAACAATTTCAGAGAATAGGCTTAGACCTTTCTCGTAGTCTAGATTCATTTTCCAGTTTCCTGCTACAATGTTTTTACGCATAATACTTATTAATTTGTTTATTTAATATTCTTCTCGCTCTACCGTTGAGGTATTGAAGACGGTCTTCAATATCTCCAGATCAAGCGAAGATAGCTGTTCGTTCTTTATTGCTGCACGTGCATGCAACATCGCTTCAAATTTTTGCCAACGGTAGATCGCTGTTTTCTTGTCCGTAAGCCAGCAAAAATCAGCCACAAATTTGGGAATAATATTTGACATTGCAATCTGTGCTCCCACACCGATGATATTGCCCGTGGTAATCGTCGAATTGACGCCGCAC
Coding sequences within it:
- the tpiA gene encoding triose-phosphate isomerase, with the protein product MRKNIVAGNWKMNLDYEKGLSLFSEIVNMVKDEVVGNQEVIVCSPAIHLYSIGKLASPVSNVAVGAQNIHQAASGAYTGEISATQVKSTGATYVILGHSERRAYFGETDALLSEKVNAALAHDLAPIFCVGETKEERESGEFFNVIKTQLEAGVFHLSAEEFAKVVLAYEPVWAIGTGLTASPEQAQEVHAFIRETVAAKYGQELADDTTILYGGSCNPGNAKDLFSQTDIDGGLIGGASLKSRDFLDIVKVFNA